From a single bacterium genomic region:
- a CDS encoding Asp23/Gls24 family envelope stress response protein, which yields MEEKYGKVKVDNEVLASIAAIAARKVPGVHRIFTSIMGGIVQWIKRTSDVGIKVVIGEDEVNFELRVVVDYGVNIPEVTYQIQKAIKEEVERISGLKVGNVDVIVHGVHFSKQESKEEEQK from the coding sequence ATGGAGGAAAAATACGGAAAGGTAAAGGTGGATAATGAAGTTCTCGCTTCAATTGCAGCAATAGCAGCAAGAAAGGTCCCAGGGGTACACAGAATTTTTACGAGTATTATGGGTGGTATAGTCCAGTGGATAAAAAGGACATCTGATGTTGGTATAAAGGTTGTGATAGGAGAAGATGAGGTAAATTTTGAACTCAGGGTTGTTGTGGATTATGGTGTAAACATACCTGAGGTTACATACCAGATACAGAAGGCAATAAAGGAAGAGGTAGAAAGAATATCAGGCCTTAAAGTTGGCAACGTTGATGTTATAGTCCACGGTGTCCATTTCTCAAAGCAAGAAAGCAAGGAGGAAGAACAAAAATGA
- the accC gene encoding acetyl-CoA carboxylase biotin carboxylase subunit — protein sequence MFKKVFVANRGEIALRVIRSCKELGLSSVIGFSEADRSSLPVQLADEKICLGPAPASESYLNIPSIIGAIEITKSQAVHPGYGFLSENIQFVEICEASGITFIGPTSRNIQLMGDKALARKTAKSCKVPVIPGYEESVLKEALAHARKIGFPVIIKASAGGGGRGMRRVNNAEEFIKNWTTCQEEAKAAFGEGALYVEKFLERPRHIEIQLIGDRRGNIVVFPERDCSIQRRHQKLIEESPSPFVDEKLRRHLYKYAYRLAKNIGYQSTGTIEFLVDSHSNPYFIEMNTRIQVEHPVTEIVSGIDLVKHQILVARGDKLPFSQKDIAIKGHAIECRINAEDPLNNFMPSPGKITKLILPGGPGIRVDTHIYEGYTVPPYYDSLILKLIAYGMNRAEAIERMQRALEEIQIEGIKTTVPLYKKIFEHPVFLSGRYTTKWLESFLASETEQLKKEEA from the coding sequence ATGTTTAAAAAGGTATTTGTGGCTAACAGGGGAGAGATTGCTTTAAGAGTAATCAGGAGTTGTAAAGAGCTTGGATTATCTTCAGTTATTGGTTTTTCGGAAGCAGATAGAAGTTCACTTCCTGTTCAACTTGCTGATGAGAAGATATGTTTAGGACCAGCACCTGCTTCAGAAAGTTATTTAAATATCCCCTCTATCATAGGTGCCATTGAGATTACAAAATCACAGGCAGTACATCCAGGATATGGTTTTCTGTCAGAAAATATCCAGTTTGTTGAGATATGCGAGGCATCAGGTATTACATTTATTGGTCCCACTTCAAGGAATATCCAGTTAATGGGAGATAAAGCACTCGCAAGGAAGACAGCGAAAAGTTGTAAAGTTCCTGTAATACCAGGATATGAAGAGAGTGTATTGAAAGAAGCACTCGCTCATGCGAGGAAAATAGGTTTTCCTGTGATTATAAAAGCAAGTGCTGGTGGTGGTGGCAGAGGTATGAGAAGGGTTAATAATGCGGAAGAGTTTATTAAGAATTGGACTACCTGTCAGGAAGAGGCAAAAGCGGCATTTGGAGAAGGGGCTTTATATGTAGAAAAGTTTCTTGAGAGACCGAGACATATAGAAATCCAGTTGATTGGTGACAGAAGAGGAAACATAGTTGTCTTTCCAGAGAGGGATTGCTCTATACAGAGAAGGCATCAGAAACTTATAGAGGAGAGTCCTTCTCCCTTTGTAGATGAAAAACTCAGAAGACACCTGTATAAATATGCATATAGATTGGCAAAAAATATAGGATACCAGAGTACAGGTACAATAGAGTTTTTAGTTGATTCTCATAGTAATCCTTATTTTATTGAGATGAATACGAGAATTCAGGTAGAACATCCTGTAACAGAGATTGTTTCAGGCATAGACCTTGTGAAACATCAGATTCTTGTTGCTCGCGGAGATAAACTGCCATTTTCCCAGAAGGATATTGCTATAAAAGGGCATGCGATTGAGTGTAGAATTAATGCTGAAGACCCCTTAAATAATTTTATGCCTTCTCCCGGTAAAATAACAAAACTTATACTTCCGGGTGGTCCAGGGATAAGGGTGGATACACATATATATGAGGGATATACAGTACCACCCTATTATGACAGTTTAATACTGAAACTCATTGCCTATGGAATGAACAGAGCAGAAGCGATTGAACGGATGCAGAGGGCATTAGAAGAGATACAAATAGAAGGGATTAAGACAACAGTACCACTTTATAAAAAGATATTTGAACATCCTGTGTTTTTAAGTGGAAGATATACTACAAAGTGGTTAGAAAGTTTTCTTGCCTCTGAGACAGAACAGTTAAAAAAAGAGGAGGCATAA
- a CDS encoding histidinol phosphate phosphatase domain-containing protein, whose product MIDLHTHSLLSDGDLLPSELARRAEEKGYKILGITDHIDFSNYENVITSLIKVADSINTSMKIKVIPGVEITHVHPSRIPELVHLARDAGAKLIVVHGETVVEPVLEGTNRAAIESGVDILAHPGVLKEEDAEFAAERRIVLEISARYGHSFSNGHIARLWYKYGFPIVLNTDTHSPENLIDDALARILLISAGIKEEDVEKVFNNSLAITERLLIR is encoded by the coding sequence ATGATAGACCTTCATACACACTCTCTTTTAAGTGATGGAGACCTCCTACCCTCAGAACTTGCACGTAGGGCAGAAGAAAAGGGGTATAAAATACTCGGTATAACAGACCATATTGATTTTTCAAACTATGAAAATGTTATTACTTCTCTTATAAAAGTTGCTGATTCCATAAATACAAGTATGAAGATAAAGGTTATTCCGGGTGTAGAAATAACACATGTACATCCTTCCAGAATACCGGAGCTTGTGCACCTTGCAAGAGATGCAGGAGCAAAACTTATAGTAGTTCACGGTGAGACAGTGGTGGAACCGGTACTGGAAGGAACAAATCGCGCAGCAATTGAGTCAGGTGTAGATATACTCGCACACCCTGGAGTTCTTAAAGAAGAAGATGCTGAATTTGCTGCAGAAAGAAGGATAGTACTTGAAATTTCTGCAAGATATGGACACAGTTTTTCCAATGGACATATCGCCCGGTTATGGTATAAATATGGGTTCCCTATTGTACTTAACACAGACACACACTCACCTGAAAATCTTATAGATGATGCACTTGCCAGGATACTGCTTATCTCTGCAGGTATAAAAGAGGAGGATGTGGAAAAAGTTTTTAATAATAGTTTGGCTATTACTGAAAGGTTATTGATAAGATGA